The following are encoded together in the Janthinobacterium sp. Marseille genome:
- a CDS encoding YiiD C-terminal domain-containing protein: MDQQILRQYLYDHIPLSQAMQVDVIDAQPDGVILTAPLPPNINHQETIFGGSASAVAILAAWSLLHVRLQHDGVSSRLVIQSNTMQYELPIAGSFMARSYLEPDADWSRFLRTLARKGRARIAVTSVLEYEGRQAGKLHGEFVALAPEAP; encoded by the coding sequence TTGGATCAACAGATATTGCGGCAGTATTTATACGACCACATTCCCTTGTCACAGGCGATGCAGGTGGATGTCATCGACGCGCAGCCGGATGGCGTTATCCTCACCGCACCGCTGCCACCGAATATCAATCATCAGGAAACCATCTTCGGCGGCAGCGCGTCCGCGGTGGCGATATTGGCTGCCTGGTCTTTGTTGCATGTACGCCTGCAGCACGACGGTGTCAGCAGTCGCCTCGTGATCCAGAGCAATACGATGCAGTACGAATTGCCGATTGCCGGCAGCTTTATGGCTCGTTCTTACCTGGAGCCGGACGCGGACTGGTCGCGCTTCCTGCGTACGCTGGCACGCAAGGGGCGTGCTCGTATTGCGGTCACTTCGGTGCTGGAGTATGAAGGGCGGCAAGCAGGGAAATTACACGGCGAATTCGTTGCGCTGGCGCCGGAAGCGCCCTGA
- the sugE gene encoding quaternary ammonium compound efflux SMR transporter SugE translates to MSWTILIIAGLFEIGWAIGLKYTEGFTRLWPTVGTVVAMVISVALLGVAMKTLPVGTAYAVWTGIGTVGTVILGMVLLGDAVTVVRILCIMLIVSGIAGLKYFS, encoded by the coding sequence ATGTCTTGGACTATTTTGATTATTGCGGGTTTGTTTGAAATTGGCTGGGCGATCGGCCTGAAATATACCGAGGGCTTTACCCGCCTCTGGCCTACGGTCGGTACCGTAGTGGCAATGGTGATCAGTGTTGCCTTGCTGGGTGTGGCGATGAAGACCCTGCCGGTTGGAACCGCCTATGCGGTGTGGACCGGTATCGGTACCGTTGGTACCGTGATCCTGGGCATGGTCTTGCTGGGTGATGCGGTCACCGTGGTACGTATCCTCTGCATCATGCTGATCGTTTCCGGTATCGCAGGCTTGAAATACTTCAGCTAA
- a CDS encoding SET domain-containing protein-lysine N-methyltransferase produces MTKLSKTPASSDKPAFLVRNSPVHGRGVFATRNIKADSLLLEYEGERISDKEALKRHGTDPENPYHTFFFSLENGKMIDGGADGSDARWINHACEPNCEAREEKGRVFIYTLRDIKRGEEFNYDYGLIVEDRQTKALKKAYECRCGAESCRGTMLAAKEKKASKKKKKSGKKKDK; encoded by the coding sequence ATGACCAAATTGAGCAAGACCCCAGCATCGTCAGACAAACCTGCATTCCTCGTCAGAAATTCCCCGGTACATGGTCGCGGCGTATTCGCGACACGCAATATCAAGGCGGATTCCCTGTTGCTCGAATATGAAGGTGAACGCATCAGCGATAAGGAAGCGCTCAAGCGCCACGGCACCGATCCGGAAAATCCGTATCACACCTTTTTCTTCAGCCTCGAAAACGGAAAAATGATCGATGGTGGTGCAGACGGCAGCGATGCGCGCTGGATCAATCATGCCTGCGAACCGAATTGCGAAGCACGCGAAGAAAAAGGCCGCGTCTTCATCTACACACTGCGTGATATCAAACGCGGGGAAGAATTCAATTACGACTATGGCCTGATCGTGGAAGACCGCCAGACCAAGGCTTTGAAAAAAGCATACGAATGCCGTTGTGGTGCGGAAAGCTGCCGCGGTACCATGCTGGCGGCAAAGGAAAAGAAAGCTTCGAAAAAGAAAAAGAAGAGCGGCAAGAAGAAAGACAAATAA
- a CDS encoding methyl-accepting chemotaxis protein, with amino-acid sequence MLKNLTIKSLLLSVMSILSVLLVGTGILGLSSLSATNDALKTVYEDRTVALGELNTVITLLTINQLDLAASIYGDPNLVLPKMDAIEKRTKTIASTFGAYEQTQLTTEEKALAGKFSADYKKFVDKALVPAIAASRGGNVLRVTEIVNETMEGLILPVRADVTSLIDIQLQEAKREFEASQARFTLVRNISIAAIIFGVLIAAFMAFWLLRLIVRPLREAVDVARSVAAGDLTQQIQVRSSNETGQLLQAIKDMNDSLAQTVSAVRHGTETITLASGEIASGNADLSSRTEAQAGSLEETASSMEELTSTVRQNADNARQANQLAASASEVAVKGGVVVAEVVQTMGSIQDSSRKIVDIIGVIDGIAFQTNILALNAAVEAARAGEQGRGFAVVAAEVRNLAQRSAAAAKEIKVLIGDSVDKVEAGSNQVTQAGKTMDEIVSSVRRVTDIMAEITAASQEQTSGIEQINQAITQMDEMTQQNAALVEQAAAAAASLQQQANGLSQVVGVFKLSGVEQNLVRDLHSYTAEVPPQVESRSAPKALATQAASPKPQKAMSTERGGDDWEEF; translated from the coding sequence ATGTTGAAGAACCTCACCATCAAATCCCTGCTCCTGTCCGTCATGAGCATCCTGTCCGTCTTGCTGGTCGGTACCGGCATACTCGGCCTCAGCTCTTTATCCGCCACCAATGACGCATTGAAAACCGTGTACGAAGACCGTACCGTCGCATTGGGTGAATTGAATACCGTCATCACGCTGTTGACCATCAACCAGCTCGACCTCGCGGCGTCCATTTATGGCGATCCGAACCTGGTCTTGCCGAAGATGGATGCGATCGAAAAGCGTACGAAGACGATAGCAAGCACCTTCGGCGCCTATGAACAAACCCAGCTCACCACCGAAGAAAAGGCACTCGCCGGGAAGTTCAGCGCCGATTACAAGAAGTTTGTCGATAAAGCCCTGGTGCCGGCCATTGCCGCCTCGCGTGGTGGCAATGTCTTGCGCGTCACCGAAATCGTGAACGAAACCATGGAAGGATTGATATTGCCGGTGCGTGCCGATGTCACCAGCCTGATCGATATTCAGTTACAGGAAGCGAAACGCGAATTCGAAGCATCGCAGGCACGCTTCACGCTGGTACGGAATATTTCCATCGCCGCGATTATCTTCGGTGTCCTGATCGCCGCCTTCATGGCATTCTGGTTGCTGCGCCTGATCGTGCGTCCCTTGCGCGAAGCCGTCGATGTCGCCCGTAGCGTGGCAGCCGGCGACCTGACGCAACAGATACAGGTACGCTCCAGCAATGAAACCGGACAGCTGTTGCAAGCCATCAAGGATATGAACGACAGCCTGGCGCAAACGGTCAGTGCGGTACGCCACGGCACCGAAACGATTACCCTCGCATCCGGCGAAATCGCATCCGGCAATGCCGACCTTTCCAGCCGTACCGAAGCGCAAGCCGGTTCGCTGGAAGAAACCGCAAGTTCGATGGAAGAGCTGACCTCGACCGTACGCCAGAATGCAGACAATGCACGCCAGGCCAATCAACTGGCCGCCTCCGCTTCGGAAGTGGCGGTGAAAGGTGGTGTGGTAGTGGCGGAGGTAGTGCAAACCATGGGTTCTATCCAGGATAGCTCACGCAAGATCGTCGACATCATCGGCGTCATCGACGGCATCGCTTTCCAGACCAATATCCTGGCGCTGAACGCTGCGGTGGAAGCGGCACGCGCCGGTGAGCAGGGCCGTGGTTTCGCGGTGGTTGCCGCCGAAGTGCGCAACCTGGCGCAACGGTCCGCCGCCGCCGCGAAAGAAATCAAGGTCTTGATTGGTGACTCGGTCGACAAGGTGGAAGCGGGCAGCAATCAGGTTACCCAGGCCGGCAAGACCATGGATGAGATCGTCAGCAGCGTCCGGCGCGTGACCGATATCATGGCCGAGATCACTGCCGCCAGCCAGGAACAGACTTCCGGCATCGAGCAAATCAATCAGGCGATTACGCAAATGGATGAGATGACGCAGCAAAATGCGGCGCTGGTTGAGCAGGCTGCGGCTGCGGCAGCCTCACTGCAGCAACAGGCGAACGGCCTGTCGCAAGTGGTGGGCGTATTCAAATTGAGTGGTGTCGAACAAAACCTTGTCCGTGATTTGCATAGCTACACGGCAGAGGTACCGCCGCAGGTCGAAAGCAGGTCGGCACCCAAAGCTTTGGCGACACAGGCCGCCAGTCCCAAGCCACAGAAAGCCATGAGCACCGAGCGCGGCGGTGATGATTGGGAAGAGTTTTAA
- a CDS encoding DUF3144 domain-containing protein yields MSDDNFNARDVTRPSTKAPDPNAKFWDIADTFIHLANENCKGAERGQVCAAMMYAAARFNAFTASVDAPNGATFKSELDPAVAYFRTEFEKMLRENFRDYAENYKSYHPEKP; encoded by the coding sequence ATGAGCGACGACAATTTCAATGCAAGGGACGTGACCCGTCCCAGCACCAAAGCACCGGACCCAAATGCCAAATTCTGGGATATCGCGGATACCTTTATCCACCTGGCGAATGAAAATTGCAAAGGTGCAGAGCGCGGCCAGGTATGTGCGGCAATGATGTATGCAGCGGCACGTTTCAATGCATTCACCGCTTCGGTCGATGCACCGAACGGTGCCACCTTCAAATCCGAGCTGGACCCGGCGGTTGCCTACTTCCGCACCGAGTTTGAAAAAATGTTGCGCGAAAACTTCAGGGACTACGCAGAGAACTACAAAAGCTATCACCCTGAAAAGCCTTGA
- a CDS encoding chemotaxis protein CheW: MATNSTQSAIPIHGESLEYLAFTLGHEEYGVSIQKVQELRGYDAVTQIANAPEFIKGVVNLRGIIVPIIDMRIKFNLGTPTYDQFTVVVILNINNRVVGMVVDSVSDVITLTPEQIKPAPEMGGAVDTNYLVGLGTVDERMLILVDIDRLMSSNEMGLIQQHAA, encoded by the coding sequence ATGGCCACAAATAGCACGCAATCCGCCATTCCCATTCATGGCGAATCACTGGAGTACCTGGCATTCACGCTGGGTCACGAAGAGTACGGCGTTTCCATTCAAAAAGTGCAAGAACTGCGCGGCTATGACGCCGTCACACAAATTGCCAATGCGCCGGAATTCATCAAGGGCGTAGTCAATCTGCGCGGCATCATCGTTCCCATCATCGATATGCGTATCAAGTTCAATCTTGGCACGCCTACCTATGACCAGTTCACGGTTGTCGTCATCCTCAACATCAACAATCGTGTAGTCGGGATGGTGGTCGACAGTGTGTCCGACGTCATTACACTGACGCCGGAGCAAATCAAGCCGGCACCGGAAATGGGTGGCGCAGTCGACACCAATTATCTGGTCGGCCTGGGTACCGTCGATGAACGCATGCTGATCCTGGTCGATATCGACCGGCTGATGTCCAGCAACGAAATGGGCCTGATCCAGCAACACGCGGCGTAA
- a CDS encoding DNA-3-methyladenine glycosylase I, whose translation MTRTRCSWVNPDSALYVAYHDEEWGVPCHDETRLFEMINLEGAQAGLSWLTVLNKRESYRAAFDQWDAEKIARYDAKKVAELLANPGIIRNKLKVAATIGNAQAYLRLRDEVGGLDPYLWAYVGGKPIKNRWENIKQAPVKTALSDQLSKDLAKRGFKFVGSTIMYAYMQAIGLVNDHTVDCFCYKGPKK comes from the coding sequence ATGACACGTACACGTTGCAGCTGGGTGAATCCCGATAGTGCCCTTTATGTTGCCTATCATGATGAAGAGTGGGGCGTACCCTGCCATGATGAAACGCGTTTGTTTGAAATGATTAACCTGGAAGGCGCGCAAGCCGGTCTGAGCTGGCTGACCGTGCTGAACAAGCGTGAAAGTTATCGCGCAGCCTTCGATCAATGGGATGCGGAAAAAATCGCCCGCTACGATGCGAAGAAGGTGGCGGAGCTGTTGGCCAATCCCGGCATCATACGTAACAAGCTAAAAGTGGCGGCTACCATAGGTAATGCACAGGCTTACCTGCGCCTGCGCGACGAAGTCGGTGGCCTGGATCCTTATTTGTGGGCTTATGTCGGCGGCAAGCCGATCAAGAATCGTTGGGAAAACATCAAGCAAGCGCCGGTAAAGACCGCTTTATCGGATCAATTGTCGAAGGATCTGGCGAAGCGCGGCTTCAAATTTGTCGGATCGACAATTATGTATGCGTATATGCAGGCGATAGGCCTGGTGAACGATCATACGGTGGATTGCTTTTGCTACAAGGGGCCGAAGAAGTAA
- a CDS encoding AI-2E family transporter, whose amino-acid sequence MSTPIKNSYVVTASYVLAAVALWLVMHQGLLAALFSGLLVYSLVQLLAPKMGRELVGHKGQVAAVALLSVLIVAALTILIWGSITFFRSDAGRISVLLQKMADILEASRSQIPAWIATYIPVDAEALRTMITSWLRSHALEARTMGSEAGRILAHILIGMIIGAMAGLYDTTTMRVYKPLAAAMHARVVALHNAFRNIVFAQVRIAAINAALTGIYLIVILPLAGIELPLRKTMVVVTFFVGLLPVIGNLISNTILVIIGLSHSLHTALGSLVFLMVIHKLEYFLNAKIIGQHIDARTWELLMAMLVMESIFGIPGVIAAPVFYAYVKKELKDRDLV is encoded by the coding sequence ATGTCCACCCCTATCAAAAACTCTTATGTCGTCACCGCTTCCTATGTGCTGGCGGCAGTTGCCTTATGGCTGGTCATGCACCAGGGTTTGCTGGCGGCCCTGTTTTCCGGCTTGCTGGTGTATTCACTGGTGCAGTTACTGGCACCGAAGATGGGACGTGAGCTGGTCGGGCATAAAGGACAGGTCGCCGCAGTCGCCTTACTGAGTGTATTGATCGTGGCGGCCCTGACGATACTGATCTGGGGTTCCATCACCTTCTTCCGTAGCGATGCCGGGCGGATTTCAGTATTGCTGCAAAAGATGGCGGATATCCTGGAAGCCTCACGCAGCCAGATTCCGGCCTGGATCGCGACTTATATCCCGGTCGATGCCGAAGCCTTGCGCACCATGATTACCAGCTGGCTGCGTTCGCACGCATTGGAAGCACGCACCATGGGCAGCGAGGCCGGGCGCATCCTGGCGCATATCCTGATCGGCATGATCATCGGCGCGATGGCCGGTTTGTATGACACCACTACCATGCGCGTCTATAAACCGCTGGCGGCTGCGATGCATGCGCGTGTAGTGGCCCTGCATAATGCCTTCCGTAATATCGTGTTTGCGCAGGTGCGGATTGCCGCGATCAATGCCGCGCTGACCGGTATTTACCTGATCGTGATCTTGCCACTGGCGGGGATCGAGCTGCCGCTGCGCAAGACCATGGTGGTCGTGACCTTCTTCGTTGGTTTGCTGCCGGTGATCGGCAATTTGATTTCCAACACCATATTGGTGATCATCGGCCTCTCGCATTCGCTGCACACGGCACTTGGTTCACTGGTCTTCCTGATGGTGATACACAAGCTGGAATATTTTTTGAACGCCAAGATCATAGGCCAGCACATTGATGCCCGTACCTGGGAATTGTTGATGGCGATGCTGGTGATGGAATCCATCTTCGGCATTCCCGGTGTCATTGCGGCACCGGTCTTCTATGCCTACGTCAAAAAGGAATTGAAGGATCGGGACCTGGTATAG
- a CDS encoding antibiotic biosynthesis monooxygenase has translation MILELVDLRIQPGQQTEFDAAVQRGLEQVIGKAKGYQSHVINKCIETPERYVIQIYWATLENHTVDFRGSPAFLEWRAIVGPFFASPPVVEHFNILSKSA, from the coding sequence ATGATTCTCGAACTCGTCGATCTTCGCATCCAGCCAGGCCAGCAAACCGAATTTGACGCTGCCGTGCAGCGCGGCCTGGAACAGGTCATCGGCAAAGCCAAGGGCTATCAATCGCACGTCATCAACAAATGCATAGAAACACCGGAACGCTATGTCATCCAGATTTACTGGGCGACACTGGAAAATCATACCGTTGATTTCCGCGGCTCGCCGGCCTTCCTGGAATGGCGCGCCATCGTCGGTCCATTCTTTGCATCGCCACCAGTCGTCGAACACTTCAACATCCTGTCGAAATCTGCCTGA
- a CDS encoding DUF2238 domain-containing protein, with the protein MNTTQPPSVRSLLLGVAILLCALAISFIDPHDRLTWLMEVMPVLIALPLLAFTYRRFPLTSLLYFLIFLHALILIVGGTYTYAHVPVGFWVQDVFGLARNPYDKLGHLWQGLVPALVAKEIFVRRHFVAGKKMVAFLSICVAMAISAWYELIEWWAAVIMGQGADEFLGTQGDQWDTQSDMCMAFIGAMIAVILLAKWHDRQISAIGSSR; encoded by the coding sequence ATGAATACCACTCAGCCTCCCTCGGTCCGGTCCTTATTGTTGGGCGTCGCCATTTTGCTTTGCGCACTCGCGATTTCCTTCATCGATCCGCATGATCGCCTTACCTGGCTGATGGAAGTCATGCCGGTCTTGATTGCCTTGCCCTTGCTGGCATTCACTTACCGGCGGTTTCCGCTGACCTCACTGTTGTACTTCCTGATTTTCCTGCATGCGCTGATCCTGATAGTCGGCGGCACCTACACTTACGCCCATGTGCCGGTCGGTTTCTGGGTGCAGGATGTGTTTGGCCTGGCGCGTAATCCTTACGATAAGCTCGGACATTTGTGGCAAGGCCTGGTACCGGCACTGGTCGCGAAGGAAATCTTCGTGCGCAGGCATTTTGTCGCGGGCAAGAAAATGGTCGCCTTCCTGTCTATCTGCGTGGCAATGGCGATCAGTGCCTGGTATGAATTGATTGAATGGTGGGCTGCCGTCATCATGGGCCAGGGAGCGGATGAATTCCTCGGCACGCAGGGTGACCAGTGGGATACGCAATCCGATATGTGCATGGCGTTCATCGGTGCAATGATCGCGGTGATCCTGCTTGCCAAATGGCATGACCGGCAAATTTCCGCCATCGGCAGTAGCCGCTGA
- a CDS encoding TIGR03862 family flavoprotein: MSELHTYTVAVIGGGPAGLMAAEVLIAQGVQVDLYDAMPSVGRKFLLAGKGGMNLTHTEAQPAFVARYGARAAQIAAMLQDFDPEALRNWVHALGIPTFVGSSGRVFPTDMKAAPLLRAWLKRLRDAGVRFHMRHRWLGWDEDGKLRFSTPSDELHIQADAVVLALGGGSWARLGSDGKWLPVLAQQGIPSAPLQAANCGFEVEWSPHFRERYAGQPVKPVVATYQDSQGQAQQRQGEFVISESGVEGSLIYALSSALREQINADGSATLTLDLAPGKSAERVLEEVSHPRGSRSMASHLQSKVGIAGVKAGLLHEYLSKEDYARPEKLAAAIKALPLRLTAARPIDEAISSAGGVLFEALDEHLMALKMPGVFCAGEMLDWEAPTGGYLLSACFASGRTAGEGVLNWLQAGA, translated from the coding sequence ATGTCTGAGCTGCACACATACACGGTCGCCGTCATAGGCGGTGGCCCGGCCGGGCTGATGGCGGCAGAGGTATTGATTGCACAAGGCGTGCAAGTCGATCTCTATGATGCAATGCCATCGGTAGGGCGCAAATTCCTGCTGGCCGGTAAAGGCGGCATGAACCTGACGCATACAGAAGCGCAGCCTGCCTTCGTCGCACGCTATGGTGCACGTGCCGCACAGATCGCCGCCATGTTGCAAGACTTCGATCCTGAAGCCCTGCGCAATTGGGTACATGCCCTCGGCATCCCGACCTTCGTCGGCAGTTCCGGACGCGTCTTTCCGACCGATATGAAAGCTGCTCCACTATTACGCGCCTGGCTCAAGCGCTTGCGCGATGCAGGCGTGCGCTTCCATATGCGACATCGCTGGCTGGGTTGGGATGAAGATGGCAAGCTGCGCTTCAGCACGCCGTCAGATGAATTACATATCCAGGCCGACGCAGTTGTACTCGCATTGGGTGGCGGCAGCTGGGCACGACTCGGTTCCGACGGCAAATGGCTGCCTGTGCTGGCACAACAAGGCATTCCAAGTGCGCCCTTGCAAGCGGCCAATTGCGGCTTTGAAGTGGAATGGAGTCCGCATTTCCGCGAGCGCTATGCCGGCCAGCCGGTCAAGCCGGTGGTCGCCACCTATCAGGATAGCCAAGGCCAGGCACAGCAAAGACAAGGTGAATTCGTCATCAGCGAGAGCGGGGTGGAAGGCAGCCTGATTTATGCCTTGTCGTCTGCCTTGCGCGAACAGATCAATGCCGATGGATCGGCCACACTGACACTCGACCTTGCACCCGGCAAGTCAGCGGAACGCGTACTGGAAGAAGTGTCCCATCCGCGTGGTTCACGTTCCATGGCCAGCCATCTGCAAAGCAAGGTCGGCATTGCCGGGGTCAAGGCGGGACTATTGCACGAATATTTATCGAAGGAAGATTACGCCCGCCCGGAAAAACTGGCGGCAGCGATCAAGGCCTTGCCGCTACGCCTGACGGCTGCGCGTCCTATCGACGAGGCAATCAGCAGTGCCGGTGGCGTGCTGTTTGAAGCGCTGGATGAACATTTGATGGCATTGAAGATGCCGGGCGTATTTTGCGCCGGTGAAATGCTGGATTGGGAAGCCCCTACCGGCGGCTACCTGCTCAGCGCCTGCTTCGCCAGCGGCCGGACTGCCGGCGAGGGCGTGCTGAACTGGTTACAAGCCGGGGCCTGA
- a CDS encoding CreA family protein, which yields MRIILAGIILAGSTCAALPLHAQQIGEVSTAFRFLGKNDRIVIEAYDDPKVLGVSCFVSRARTGGVSGTVGLAEDTADASIACRQVGDVLSFKEKLPKQEDVFSERQSILFKRLHIVRIVDPVRNTLVYLTYSDKLIDGSPKNGVTAVPVPRSNPIPVK from the coding sequence ATGCGAATAATTCTGGCCGGCATCATTTTGGCAGGCAGCACCTGCGCGGCGCTGCCGCTGCATGCACAACAGATAGGTGAAGTCAGCACCGCCTTCCGTTTCCTCGGCAAGAATGACCGCATCGTGATCGAAGCCTATGACGATCCGAAAGTACTCGGCGTATCCTGCTTTGTCTCGCGTGCGCGTACCGGCGGTGTCAGCGGCACGGTCGGCCTGGCCGAAGATACGGCGGATGCATCAATCGCCTGCCGCCAGGTGGGCGATGTCTTGAGCTTCAAGGAGAAGTTGCCGAAGCAGGAAGATGTTTTTTCGGAACGCCAGTCGATTTTGTTCAAGCGCCTGCATATTGTGCGCATCGTCGATCCGGTCCGTAATACCCTGGTTTACCTGACTTACTCCGATAAATTGATAGACGGCAGTCCGAAGAACGGGGTGACGGCAGTACCGGTACCGCGCAGCAATCCGATTCCTGTAAAGTAA
- a CDS encoding VOC family protein, with amino-acid sequence MGKSAVATRSSVIPCLRYRDALAAIDWLCEVFGFEKQAVYTNPDGSVAHAQLALGGGMIMIGSVVADSEWGKLIRQPDEIGGDETQSPYLIVADADVVYERAQAAGAEIVIDIKFEDYGGRGFSCRDLEGRLWSIGTYDPWQ; translated from the coding sequence ATGGGCAAATCCGCAGTAGCGACCAGATCCAGCGTCATCCCCTGCCTGCGTTATCGCGATGCATTGGCGGCGATAGACTGGCTATGCGAAGTCTTTGGTTTTGAAAAGCAGGCGGTCTATACCAATCCGGATGGCAGCGTCGCGCATGCGCAACTGGCTTTGGGCGGCGGTATGATCATGATCGGCTCCGTGGTGGCAGACAGTGAATGGGGCAAGCTGATACGCCAGCCGGATGAAATCGGCGGCGATGAAACGCAGAGCCCATATCTGATCGTCGCCGATGCCGACGTGGTGTATGAACGTGCGCAGGCGGCGGGCGCCGAGATCGTGATCGATATCAAATTTGAAGATTATGGCGGACGCGGTTTTAGTTGCCGTGACCTCGAAGGACGTTTGTGGAGCATCGGTACATACGATCCATGGCAGTGA
- a CDS encoding NAD(P)/FAD-dependent oxidoreductase, protein MLRLTDVQLPLDHQEEDLKAAVLARLGVAADDLIAFTIFRRGYDARKKSAITLVYTLDVEVKNEAKVQKRLAGNRHVGPTPDTSYHFVAQAPAGLKMRPVVIGTGPCGIFAGLILAQMGFNPIILERGKAVRERTKDTFGLWRQRELHPESNVQFGEGGAGTFSDGKLWSQVKDPKHYGRKVLTEFVKADAPDEIMYVSKPHIGTFRLVKMVELMRASIEELGGEFRFQSKVDDIEIEDGQVRGLKLADGTHIATDHVVLAIGHSARDTFQMLHARGVYIEPKPFSMGFRIEHPQSLIDRCRFGPNAGNEILGAADYKLVHHAKNGRSVYSFCMCPGGTVVAATSEPGRVVTNGMSQYSRNERNANAGIVVGITPADYPGHALAGMEFQRQWETRAFELGGGNYDAPGQLVGDFIADRPSTAFGSVLPSYKPGVKLGDLNTSLPSYAIEAIREALPAFEKQIKGFSMADAVLTGVETRTSSPIRIKRNDNDLQSLNTRGLFPAGEGAGYAGGIMSAAIDGIRVAEAVALSMLDSVSRGTTQ, encoded by the coding sequence ATGTTGCGATTGACCGACGTTCAACTCCCACTCGACCATCAAGAAGAAGACCTCAAAGCCGCGGTACTCGCGCGCCTGGGTGTTGCTGCAGATGATTTGATTGCCTTTACGATATTTCGTCGTGGCTATGATGCGCGCAAAAAAAGTGCGATCACACTCGTCTACACGCTGGATGTGGAAGTAAAGAATGAAGCCAAGGTGCAAAAGCGCCTGGCCGGCAATCGCCATGTAGGCCCAACCCCGGATACCAGTTACCACTTCGTGGCACAGGCACCGGCCGGCCTGAAAATGCGTCCGGTCGTGATCGGCACCGGACCTTGCGGGATTTTTGCCGGACTGATCCTGGCGCAAATGGGTTTTAACCCTATCATCCTCGAACGCGGCAAGGCAGTGCGCGAACGTACCAAAGATACCTTTGGCTTGTGGCGTCAGCGCGAATTGCATCCGGAATCGAATGTGCAGTTTGGCGAAGGCGGCGCCGGTACCTTCTCGGACGGTAAGCTGTGGAGCCAGGTCAAGGATCCCAAGCATTATGGTCGCAAGGTCTTGACCGAATTCGTCAAAGCCGATGCACCGGATGAAATCATGTACGTCAGCAAGCCGCACATCGGTACCTTCCGCCTGGTGAAGATGGTGGAATTGATGCGTGCGTCGATTGAAGAACTGGGCGGCGAATTCCGCTTCCAGAGCAAGGTCGACGATATTGAAATCGAGGACGGCCAGGTACGCGGCCTGAAGCTGGCTGACGGTACGCATATAGCGACCGATCACGTCGTATTGGCAATTGGCCATAGCGCACGTGACACTTTCCAGATGCTGCATGCACGCGGCGTGTATATAGAACCGAAACCGTTTTCGATGGGTTTCCGTATCGAGCATCCGCAATCGCTGATTGATCGTTGCCGCTTCGGTCCGAATGCCGGCAATGAAATCCTCGGTGCCGCCGATTACAAACTGGTGCATCACGCGAAGAATGGCCGTTCGGTCTACAGCTTCTGCATGTGTCCGGGCGGTACCGTGGTGGCGGCGACTTCGGAACCGGGTCGTGTCGTGACCAATGGCATGAGCCAATATTCGCGCAATGAGCGTAATGCGAATGCCGGCATCGTGGTTGGCATCACCCCGGCGGATTATCCGGGCCATGCGCTGGCCGGGATGGAATTCCAGCGCCAGTGGGAAACGCGTGCATTTGAACTGGGTGGCGGTAACTATGATGCACCGGGCCAGCTGGTCGGTGACTTTATTGCGGACCGTCCTTCGACCGCTTTCGGTTCGGTACTGCCTTCATACAAGCCGGGCGTCAAACTGGGCGACCTGAATACATCGTTGCCTTCGTATGCGATCGAAGCGATACGTGAAGCCTTGCCCGCTTTCGAGAAACAGATCAAGGGATTCTCGATGGCCGATGCGGTGTTGACGGGTGTTGAGACCCGCACTTCATCGCCGATACGCATCAAGCGCAATGACAATGATTTGCAGAGCCTGAATACACGTGGCCTGTTCCCGGCCGGTGAAGGTGCCGGTTATGCGGGCGGCATCATGTCGGCGGCGATAGACGGCATCCGCGTGGCTGAAGCAGTGGCACTCAGCATGCTCGATAGCGTCAGCCGCGGCACTACGCAATAA